The Microbacterium sp. Root61 genomic interval CGGGCGGGTCCGGCTCGGCGACAGGCGCGAGCACCGGGATATCGCTCGGCGACGGCGAGGGGACCGGCGCGGCCTGCTCCGGAGCATCCTGCGTCTTTGCGAGATCTTGCTGCTCCGCGACGGTTTCGACCGGGGTCCCGGCGGCGACCTCGGGAGACACGATCGACGGAAGCACGACCGCGCCGGCGACGACGGCGCCGACCAGGACGACACCCGCGGCGACCAGGCCCACCATGGCTCCGACGCCGGAGAGCGCACCCGCGGTTGCGGCCGTACCTGCCGCTGCGGCACCCGCCGCCGCGGTTCCGCCCGCTGCGGTTCCAGTGCCGGCCGCACCTCCCGCAGCAGCTCCTGCTCCGCCGCCCGCAGTCGAACCGCCGGCGGTCGAGCCGAAGCCGGTGGCGGACCCGGTTGCGGCTCCGGTGGTCACGAGGCCGGCCGACCCGGCGCCACCCGTGACAGTGACAGCGCCTTCCATGATCGTGGAGGGCATCGCCGCGACGGCGACCAGGGGTGCGCCACCGCCCTGGATGGAGGCCAGGTAGGCGGCCGCGCCGGTGATGCCCACCGTGAGCGGCAGGAGCACGAGCGCGAGTCGACCGGAGACGTGCTTGGCCTCGGCGGCGACGATCGAGCAACGGGCGCAGTCGGCGAGGTGTTCTTCGAGCTTGACCTTGTCGCGCGTACCGAGATTGTTGCGCGAGTAGGCGCCGAGTCGCTCGATGGTCCACTGGCAGTCCGAACCGTCCGCCAGAGTGCGCAGGTGGGCCTGGATCCAGGCCTCGCGCAGGCCCTCGCGGGCACGGAACGCTAACTGCGCGACGGCCGTGGCCTTCAACCCGAGCAGCGGGCCGACTTCGGCCGGCTTCATCTGCTCGATCTCGGTGTACCAGAGCACTTCCTGCCAGCGGGTCGGAAGGCTGCGGAACGCCTGGTGGGTCAGGCTGCGGTCCAACGCATCGGCAGTGTGCTGCTCGCTGGTGGCCGGGTCCTCGACGTTCTCGAGCTCGTCGACCGGCACTTCGCGGCGTGCGCGGCCCCACCCTGCGGCCGTGTTGCGGATGCTGGTGAACAGGTACGCACGGAACGCGGTCGTCGGGCCGCCGCCTTTGAGGATCGACTGGTAGATGCGGGCGTACGCCTCCTGCACGAGGTCGTCGGCATCGATCGACGACGTGACGGAGCGGGCGACGGTGAGTCCGGAGCGATAGTGCCGGCGCCACAGCTCGCCGAATGCCGTGCTGTCGCCGGAGCGGGTGCGCAGCACGAGTTCCGCGTCGGCGGTGTCGCCGATCGCGTCGGGTGTGTCGTGCTCGGTCATCGGTGTGTCCTGGATCTGGGCGCGCGCAGAGGCTGCTCACCCGAAGAGACGCGGCAATGCGGTCTTTATTACGCGTCTTCCCTCATTCTGGCGCGAACGCCTGGGGGAGTGCCTTGAGCGGTGCGATCGCCTCGTCGAAAAGATTCTCGAAAAGATTCTGCCGACTCGCGTAATAGAACCGCTCGGGCTGCATCTCATACGTGAGAAACAAACGCCGCAGGCCCTGGGGGGCTAGGGCCGGCGGTGCCGGCATCGCGCGGGGAAACCAGCGCGACGCGGGTGGGCGGTGTGGAGAGTGCCTCGGGGGAGGGACTCTCCACAACCGTTTCTCGAGCCGGGGGGGATGCGGCCGCTGCGCCTTGGGGGAGCAGCGGCCGCTCGCTCACTCCCGGCCGGCGGTCCAGACGCGTCGCACCTGCAAGTCGGCGTCCCACAGGACCGCGTCGGCCAGATATCCGGGTGTCAGTGCGCCGAGGTCCGCGACGCGTCCGATCGCGCGGGCGGGAGCCGTCGTGAGCGCGTGCACTGCGCACTCCAACGGCACGCCCGCCGCCACGGCTGTGCGCAGCGCGGCATCCTGTGTGAGCGTCGATCCCGCGATCGCGCCGCCCTCGGAGAGGCGCGCGACGCCGTCGTGCACGTCGACCGAGAGCGAACCCAGCAGGTAGTGCCCGTCGCCGACTCCCGCCGCCGCCATCGCGTCGGTCACGAGGGCGATGCGCCCGGGCGCCGCGGCGAAGGCGATCCGGATCACCTCGGGGTGCACGTGCACCCCGTCGGCGATGATCTCCAGCGTCACTCGGGGGTCGGATGCGGCGGCCCCGACGGGACCGGGCTCCCGGTGTCCGAGTCCCGGCATGGCGTTGAACGCGTGCGTCAGGATCGTGGCGCCCGCATCGAACGCCGCCGCGGTGGTCGCGGCATCCGCCGTCGTGTGACCGACGGCTGCCGCCGAGCCGGCGGCGCGCAGCAGGGCGATCGCCTCCATCCCGCCGGGCAGTTCGGGGGCGAGCGTCACCTGGCGCACGGTGCCGCGGCCGGCCTCGAGGAGGCGTTCCACGGCGCTCGCTGCCGGATGGACCAGCAGGGTCTCATCGTGTGCGCCCTTGCGGGCGGGGGCCAGGAACGGCCCTTCCAGATGCGAGCCGAGGATGTCGGGGTCGCTGTCCACGAGATCGGCGACCATCGCGGTGCGCCGCTCGAGTGCGTCGAGGTCCGCGGTCACGAGCGAGAGGACGGCGCGAGTCGTGCCGTGCGCGCGATGGAGCGCGCGCGCCTGCCGGATCGCCTCGGGGCCGTCGTCGTAGGCGACGCCGGCACCACCGTGTCCGTGGATGTCGATCATTCCGGGGGTCAGCAGCGCGCCCGCTCCCGCGGTGGCGACGGCGTCGACGATCTCGTCAGTGGCCATGCCGCGCCATCCGTCGCCCACTCCGGCCGCCACGACGTGCTCGCCGTCGAAGCGCACCCAGGCGTCCTCGACGATGCGCCCGTCATCGACCAGGCGCGCGGAGTGGACGACCAGGCTCACCGGTCGGACCACTCGATCTCGGGCGAACGGAAGAAGTCGATCCCCTGGCTCGTCCACAGGGGAGCCAGGCCGCCGACACGATCGCGGAAGGACTCCCAGGTGCGCAGCGGGCTGTCGGCCGGAGCGGGCGACCACGCCGCCTCCGCGGCGGCCGCGATGCGCGGGAACGCCATGGTGTCGATGTCCTCGAGCGTGGCGATGGTCTCGGTCCACATCGGCGCCTCGACCCCGAGGATGTCGGCGTCCTCGATCCCGTCGATCACGGCGCCCGGCTCCCACGAGTAGGCGCGCTCGACGCTGGTCGGACCGTTGGCCCACGTCAGCCCGAGCGGAGAGGACTCGTCGTACTTCATGTCGAGGTAGATGGCGTCGGAGGGCGACAGGATCAGCTGCGCGCCGTTGCTGACGAAGGCGCGGGCACGGTCGTCCATGCCGTTCGTGGGCGTCGTGAAGCCCCAGTACTGGCCGATCGTCGTGTCGGCGATGTCGGCGGCGGCACCTGCCTCGTGCCACGCCACCGGGATCTTGCCGAGGTCGGCGACGATCGCGGTCGCGCGCGTCATGAACTCCGCGAAGTCCTCCGGCGAGGTGCCGAGAGCCTCGTCGCCGCCGACGTGCAGGTACGGACCGGGGGTCAGTGCGGTGAGCTCGCCGAACACGTCGGCGAGGAAGTCGTAGGTCGCCTCGTCGTGGATCTTCAGCGACGAGAACCCGACGGCCATGCCGTCGTACGGGACGCCCGCAGTGGGGAGCTCGCCACCGTAGTCGCGCGCGATCTCCCGGATGTGGTCGGAGAGGACGGGGGGCTCGACGAGCTCGGGGTAGGCGAGTCCGACCGCGTGCGTGTGGCCGGGGACGTCGATCTCCGGCACGACGATCATGTGGCGCGACGCGGCGTACGCGACGATCTCGCGGTAGTCGTCCTTCGTGTAGAAGCCGCCGGGGTCGCCGCCCA includes:
- a CDS encoding sigma-70 family RNA polymerase sigma factor translates to MTEHDTPDAIGDTADAELVLRTRSGDSTAFGELWRRHYRSGLTVARSVTSSIDADDLVQEAYARIYQSILKGGGPTTAFRAYLFTSIRNTAAGWGRARREVPVDELENVEDPATSEQHTADALDRSLTHQAFRSLPTRWQEVLWYTEIEQMKPAEVGPLLGLKATAVAQLAFRAREGLREAWIQAHLRTLADGSDCQWTIERLGAYSRNNLGTRDKVKLEEHLADCARCSIVAAEAKHVSGRLALVLLPLTVGITGAAAYLASIQGGGAPLVAVAAMPSTIMEGAVTVTGGAGSAGLVTTGAATGSATGFGSTAGGSTAGGGAGAAAGGAAGTGTAAGGTAAAGAAAAGTAATAGALSGVGAMVGLVAAGVVLVGAVVAGAVVLPSIVSPEVAAGTPVETVAEQQDLAKTQDAPEQAAPVPSPSPSDIPVLAPVAEPDPPVEEAAPPAAVTPPPAAVVPPVTVDPGPVDPGPVDPVDPVDPVDPVDPVDPVDPVDPVDPVDPVDPVDPVDPALPAGAPVIVGSEREPGSLVFSVLVSGEPGATVQALINGQMHTSSLVNDSGSATIVLRPTALEALLDARVDLRYVAGDLTGESTITSLWRFFG
- a CDS encoding N-acetylglucosamine-6-phosphate deacetylase; protein product: MSLVVHSARLVDDGRIVEDAWVRFDGEHVVAAGVGDGWRGMATDEIVDAVATAGAGALLTPGMIDIHGHGGAGVAYDDGPEAIRQARALHRAHGTTRAVLSLVTADLDALERRTAMVADLVDSDPDILGSHLEGPFLAPARKGAHDETLLVHPAASAVERLLEAGRGTVRQVTLAPELPGGMEAIALLRAAGSAAAVGHTTADAATTAAAFDAGATILTHAFNAMPGLGHREPGPVGAAASDPRVTLEIIADGVHVHPEVIRIAFAAAPGRIALVTDAMAAAGVGDGHYLLGSLSVDVHDGVARLSEGGAIAGSTLTQDAALRTAVAAGVPLECAVHALTTAPARAIGRVADLGALTPGYLADAVLWDADLQVRRVWTAGRE
- a CDS encoding family 20 glycosylhydrolase, with protein sequence MNHRRRWITLAGAIALAVVVAGCAPAHPNGESVPRIALVPAPAALTVEEAAPAFRVEPTTAIAGDTDAATALAAIVAARTGVAPAIDSDGAVSFRREAGGAAESYTLTVDAASVTVVAPDDAGLFYGAQTLGQLLTRDGDDWVIPAVTIQDAPRFAYRGVMLDVARHFHSVDTVKAYIDRAAALKMNALHLHLTDDQAWRLQLDSRPRLTEVASGISVGGDPGGFYTKDDYREIVAYAASRHMIVVPEIDVPGHTHAVGLAYPELVEPPVLSDHIREIARDYGGELPTAGVPYDGMAVGFSSLKIHDEATYDFLADVFGELTALTPGPYLHVGGDEALGTSPEDFAEFMTRATAIVADLGKIPVAWHEAGAAADIADTTIGQYWGFTTPTNGMDDRARAFVSNGAQLILSPSDAIYLDMKYDESSPLGLTWANGPTSVERAYSWEPGAVIDGIEDADILGVEAPMWTETIATLEDIDTMAFPRIAAAAEAAWSPAPADSPLRTWESFRDRVGGLAPLWTSQGIDFFRSPEIEWSDR